A genomic window from Methanobacterium sp. BRmetb2 includes:
- a CDS encoding 3-isopropylmalate dehydratase large subunit (catalyzes the isomerization between 2-isopropylmalate and 3-isopropylmalate in leucine biosynthesis), giving the protein MNITEKILARASQKREVNPGELIKVDVDLAMTHDGTSPPTINTFKKIADTVWDNEKIVIVFDHNLPANNIGSAEFQKVTRKFAREQGIKNIYTHGEGICHQVLPEKGYINPGKVIVGADSHTCTYGAFGAFATGVGATDMAMIFATGRTWFMVPEAYEIIITGNLGPYTTAKDVILNVIGEIGSYGATYKSLEFHGETVESLDVSGRMTMCNMAVEMGAKNGIMEPNPLTLKYLKERSGDSFEIVRSDKDSQYEKEYLFDINDMEPQVACPHNVDNVKNISKVEGVHIDQAFIGSCTNGRLEDLRIASQILEDKKVHPDVRLIVIPASAEIYSNALKEDIIDKFISAGAIVCNPGCGPCLGAHMGVIGSGETAIATTNRNFLGRMGDPDSEVYLANPAVVASSAVEGVIKNPESLVK; this is encoded by the coding sequence ATGAATATTACCGAGAAAATCTTAGCAAGGGCCTCCCAAAAAAGGGAAGTTAATCCCGGCGAACTAATTAAGGTAGATGTAGATCTAGCAATGACACATGATGGAACCTCCCCACCTACCATAAATACATTTAAAAAAATTGCAGATACAGTATGGGATAATGAAAAGATTGTTATTGTTTTTGATCATAATTTACCTGCAAATAATATTGGTTCTGCAGAATTTCAAAAAGTAACTCGGAAATTTGCCAGGGAACAAGGGATAAAGAATATTTACACTCATGGAGAGGGCATATGTCATCAGGTTCTCCCTGAAAAAGGATATATAAACCCTGGAAAAGTTATTGTAGGTGCAGATTCTCACACATGTACTTATGGGGCCTTTGGAGCATTTGCTACAGGTGTAGGGGCTACAGATATGGCTATGATTTTTGCAACCGGCAGGACATGGTTTATGGTTCCTGAAGCATATGAAATCATTATAACTGGTAATTTAGGACCATATACAACTGCGAAAGATGTTATTTTGAATGTTATTGGTGAAATTGGCTCTTATGGAGCAACATATAAATCACTTGAATTTCACGGAGAAACAGTAGAATCCCTGGATGTATCGGGAAGAATGACCATGTGTAATATGGCAGTGGAAATGGGGGCAAAAAATGGAATAATGGAACCTAATCCTCTGACATTGAAATATTTAAAAGAAAGGTCCGGTGATTCTTTTGAGATAGTAAGATCTGATAAAGATTCCCAATATGAAAAAGAATATTTATTTGATATAAATGATATGGAACCGCAGGTGGCATGTCCACATAATGTAGATAATGTAAAAAATATTTCCAAGGTCGAAGGGGTGCACATAGATCAGGCTTTTATAGGTTCATGCACCAATGGTCGTCTGGAAGATTTAAGAATAGCATCCCAAATCTTGGAAGATAAAAAGGTACACCCGGACGTTCGTTTAATAGTAATCCCCGCTTCTGCAGAAATTTATTCTAATGCCTTAAAAGAAGATATTATTGACAAATTTATATCTGCAGGAGCAATAGTTTGTAATCCTGGTTGTGGGCCTTGTTTAGGTGCTCACATGGGAGTAATAGGCTCTGGGGAAACAGCGATCGCCACCACCAACCGGAACTTTTTAGGAAGAATGGGCGACCCTGATTCAGAAGTTTATCTGGCAAATCCTGCTGTGGTAGCATCTTCAGCAGTAGAGGGCGTAATTAAAAACCCGGAATCATTAGTTAAATGA